The Besnoitia besnoiti strain Bb-Ger1 chromosome IV, whole genome shotgun sequence genome contains a region encoding:
- a CDS encoding SAG-related sequence (encoded by transcript BESB_057260): MTRVLKMLRQGSHAAFPARERQLRQQFCSSSRMRMAAVLSYVVFVALLCHAPLFTAEAAQKVFAECKPGANEITCTCSEASDQQVEETMSATLSQKQNVMKLVCKPDMACAPEGLSKKVCKATDSTLDQGTCDEELSRLLAGSQRDVSWEEVKEKIQLQGESKSLTVPPQNFPFVDEQFAVGCKASDNEKKCTFTVTLAARPTATDGQTVTCAYGASSNQSHQKIKLNPTQNSFTLVCGEKGEVLPTRYEEGFCSSGLKGDEESCEGSYTSVLPGYEAKWWSKHDADNSYTLSIPNDKFPAEEAKLIVGCRQKPSSDPAKGATAAAVSSTVCNVDVTIEASSSASLSSRREDVFGLLAGAAVMTVFARHA, translated from the coding sequence ATGACCCGTGTCTTGAAGATGCTGCGACAAGGATCCCACGCGGCCTTCCCCGCCCGGGAGCGACAGCTGCGACAGCAATTTTGTTCTTCGTCTCGGATGCGAATGGCAGCCGTGCTGTCTTATGTGGTTTTCGTTGCTCTTCTCTGCCACGCACCTCTCTTcactgcggaggccgcgcaaaAGGTCTTCGCTGAGTGCAAGCCAGGTGCGAATGAGATCACGTGCACTTGCAGTGAGGCGTCCGACCAGCAAGTCGAGGAAACAATGTCCGCCACCCTGTCACAGAAACAAAATGTCATGAAACTGGTCTGTAAGCCTGATATGGCGTGCGCTCCGGAGGGGCTTAGTAAGAAGGTCTGCAAAGCAACAGACAGCACCTTGGACCAAGGCACATGCGACGAGGAACTCAGCAGACTTTTGGCTGGCAGCCAGCGTGACGTGAGCTGGGAAGAGGTTAAGGAAAAGATCCAGCTCCAGGGCGAATCGAAGAGCCTGACTGTCCCACCACAGAACTTCCCGTTCGTCGATGAACAATTTGCTGTGGGCTGCAAGGCCAGCGACAACGAGAAAAAGTGCACATTTACTGTGACGCTGGCAGCCCGCCCTACAGCAACAGACGGCCAGACTGTCACATGTGCCTACGGAGCCAGCAGCAACCAGTCCCACCAAAAAATAAAGCTGAATCCGACACAAAACAGTTTCACCTTGGTTTGTGGAGAGAAGGGGGAGGTGCTGCCGACGAGGTACGAGGAGGGATTCTGTTCTTCAGGATTGAAGGGAGATGAGGAGTCTTGTGAGGGGAGCTACACGTCGGTTCTCCCGGGCTATGAAGCGAAATGGTGGAGTAAGCATGATGCTGACAATTCATACACGTTGTCGATTCCAAATGACAAGTttccggcggaggaggcgaagctcATTGTCGGATGCCGACAGAAGCCATCATCCGACCCCGCTAAGGGGGCTACAGCGGCTGCTGTGAGTTCGACTGTGTGTAACGTGGACGTGACGATCGAGGCCagttcgtctgcgtctttgTCTTCGAGGCGTGAAGATGTGTTTGGTTTACTCGCGGGTGCTGCAGTGATGACGGTTTTTGCTCGGCATGCCTGA
- a CDS encoding SAG-related sequence (encoded by transcript BESB_057270) encodes MAAVSTMTGPFPHVTLVTVERQMRREVQYSSRRRSTTMLSSVSLCMLLFYSSLSMGAMAAAPTVSAQCVPGEPQTTCTCEGTSGRAVTDSASVILSQNQNELEMVCAKDLQCAPKELSGKVCEANDEALTECSVELSTLFAGKSSEISWTKPKKRNGLQGESKILTVPPENFPFVDERFAVGCMDESTKKCKVTVTVEARPSVTQGQTVTCAYGAGSNDLRQAVKLSPTQNSFTLVCGDKGEVLPKNYNEAFCSSGLTGNEETCKGSYTSILPGYEANWWNKDDTKHSVTLSIPTDQFPAEEAKIVVGCQKTASSSKRTPVAVLRPTVCNVDVTIEASSPAALSSMLTSVPSLVAGATMVTAFSQRV; translated from the coding sequence ATGGCTGCTGTATCGACGATGACGGGCCCGTTTCCCCACGTCACCTTGGTGACCGTGGAGCGCCAGATGAGACGGGAAGTTCAATATTCATCTCGAAGGCGATCGACAACTATGCTGTCGAGCGTGAGTCTGTGCATGCTCCTTTTCTACTCATCTCTTTCCATGGGAGCAATGGCGGCTGCACCAACAGTGTCCGCGCAATGTGTGCCCGGTGAACCTCAGACTACATGTACGTGCGAGGGCACCTCTGGTCGTGCTGTCACAGACTCAGCGTCCGTCATTCTCTCCCAAAATCAAAATGAACTTGAGATGGTCTGCGCGAAAGACCTGCAATGTGCACCGAAAGAACTCAGTGGCAAGGTCTGTGAAGCAAACGACGAGGCACTGACGGAGTGCAGTGTGGAACTCAGCACGCTTTTCGCTGGCAAGTCGAGTGAAATAAGCTGGACGAAGCCTAAGAAAAGGAACGGACTTCAGGGCGAGTCTAAGATCTTGACGGTCCCTCCAGAGAACTTCCCATTCGTAGATGAACGATTTGCTGTGGGTTGCATGGATGAGAGTACAAAAAAATGCAAAGTCACTGTGACCGTGGAGGCCAGACCGAGCGTGACACAGGGACAGACCGTGACCTGTGCGTACGGCGCCGGTAGTAACGACTTGCGTCAAGCCGTCAAGCTGAGCCCGACGCAGAACAGCTTCACTCTGGTGTGTGGAGACAAGGGAGAAGTGCTGCCGAAGAACTACAACGAGGCATTCTGCTCTTCAGGATTGACGGGGAATGAGGAAACCTGCAAGGGAAGTTACACGTCGATTCTCCCTGGCTATGAAGCGAACTGGTGGAATAAGGATGATACTAAGCATTCAGTCACCCTGTCGATTCCTACGGACCAGTTtccggcggaggaagcgaagatTGTGGTCGGCTGCCAGAAGACGGCATCGAGCAGCAAGCGAACTCCAGTTGCTGTCTTGAGACCGACTGTGTGCAACGTGGACGTGACGATTGAGGCCAGCTCGCCGGCCGCCTTGTCGTCAATGCTTACATCTGTACCCAGTTTAGTTGCGGGCGCGACTATGGTGACAGCTTTTTCTCAGCGTGTGTGA
- a CDS encoding SAG-related sequence (encoded by transcript BESB_057250) yields MASTLGMLCPGSRPAHGALGRQIQQQFRHSSRRMGAALSCAVLFTFIYYTPFSAVAAVETVSAKCESGESETTCTCSEGANGDAADVTTLSQKQNVLKLDCQASLKCAPENLGNKVCEAKAEEFTNCNVELCNLLAGKPPVSWTPVPEKRNNQGESKSLTVPPQNFPFVDEQFAVGCKASDNGKKCTFTVTLAARPTARDGQTVTCAYGASSNQSHQKIKLNPTQNSFTLVCGEKGKVLPTRYEEGFCSSGLKGDEESCEGSYTSVLPGYEAKWWSKHDADNSYTLSIPNDKFPAEEAKLVVGCRQKPSSDPAKGATAAAVSSTVCNVDVTIEASSSASLSSRREDVFGLLAGAAVMTVFAHRV; encoded by the coding sequence ATGGCGTCTACCTTAGGGATGTTGTGCCCAGGATCCCGGCCTGCCCACGGGGCCCTGGGGCGGCAGATCCAACAGCAGTTTCGCCACTCGTCTCGGAGAATGGGGGCGGCGCTGTCGTGCGCGGTGTTGTTTACATTCATTTACTACACACCTTTTTCCGCGGTGGCGGCCGTAGAGACGGTATCAGCCAAATGTGAGTCGGGCGAGTCTGAGACCACGTGTACGTGCTCTGAGGGGGCAAATGGTGATGCCGCAGACGTCACCACTCTATCACAAAAGCAAAATGTACTCAAACTCGATTGTCAGGCTAGTCTGAAGTGTGCTCCGGAGAACCTTGGGAACAAGGTCTGCGAAGCAAAAGCCGAGGAATTCACCAACTGTAATGTGGAACTCTGCAACCTCTTGGCAGGCAAACCGCCTGTGAGCTGGACACCTGTCCCGGAAAAGAGGAATAATCAAGGCGAATCAAAGAGCCTGACTGTCCCACCACAGAACTTCCCGTTCGTCGATGAACAATTTGCTGTGGGCTGCAAGGCCAGCGACAACGGGAAAAAGTGCACATTTACTGTGACGCTGGCAGCCCGCCCTACAGCAAGAGACGGCCAGACTGTCACATGTGCCTACGGAGCCAGCAGCAACCAGTCCCACCAAAAAATAAAGCTGAATCCGACGCAAAACAGTTTCACCCTGGTTTGTGGAGAGAAGGGGAAGGTGCTGCCGACGAGGTACGAGGAGGGATTCTGTTCTTCAGGATTGAAGGGAGATGAGGAGTCTTGTGAGGGGAGCTACACGTCGGTTCTCCCGGGCTATGAAGCGAAATGGTGGAGTAAGCATGATGCTGACAATTCATACACGTTGTCGATTCCAAATGACAAGTTtccggcggaggaagcgaagctCGTTGTCGGATGCCGACAGAAGCCATCATCCGATCCCGCTAAGGGGGCTACAGCGGCTGCTGTGAGTTCGACTGTGTGTAACGTGGACGTGACGATCGAGGCCagttcgtctgcgtctttgTCTTCGAGGCGTGAAGATGTGTTTGGTTTACTCGCGGGTGCTGCAGTGATGACGGTTTTTGCTCACCGTGTGTGA
- a CDS encoding PHD-finger domain-containing protein (encoded by transcript BESB_057240) — MLPSLPQVCLSLIEKNNQLHAALRSLLTPRLPAALETALSGPVLEELQFRLLLQKALLAPLLSALLHFAPQPEEAGRAAERREGWPPSSLSQRPSPLPSSQREGNRDKEKRERLAASACAGGQAKQGGSASATSRRRLTAEEEKSSLFSSSARALLEKGGRFLLGKGFRPRVNTAGSLGAFDPPKEGRGRQKVCDRRAEDEVEKEENETASQSCDGALGLSGSRFEENLRIGISALIFALAHYTPPAPLEASLEKTERCGVRRPPEEPLASAESCRHSPLLCSSSETPVSSSSSLPLRPRYPSSSPSSPPSFSASPPLFCDSWSCSSAASLSASLSSPRPSVSLLPRLASLSPSPRCSVLLPLRSSWLSGGALASLPCSSRASSWLRAFSALQRLFYRPPSVSASRIAACIGANRILTAAVQGCLWGFAMERGGLSAAVLLHVLHNCQQVALLALFRWNISRRKAGESAK, encoded by the coding sequence ATGCTGCCCTCGCTGCCCCAGGTCTGTCTCAGTCTCATAGAGAAAAACAACCAGTTGCACGCTGCACTCCGCAGCCTGCTGACTCCCCGTCTGCCGGCGGCCCTCGAGACCGCGCTCAGCGGCCCTGTCCTCGAGGAGTTGCagtttcgccttctcctccagaaggcgcttctcgcccCGCTGCTCTCCGCGCTCCTTCACTTTGCTCCACAAccagaggaggcaggcaggGCAGCTGAAAGACGAGAGGGATGGCCTccgtcttctctgtctcagCGTCCGTCGCCACTTCCCTCCTCGCAACGAGAAGGAAACAGAGACAAAGAAAAGCGCGAacgcctcgcggcttccgcgtgcgccggcgggcaAGCCAAGCAAGGCGGGAGCGCCAGCGCTACTTCACGCAGGAGGCTCaccgccgaggaggagaagagttctcttttctcctcctcggcgcgcgccttgctGGAAAAAGGAGGCCGCTTCCTGCTAGGCAAAGGTTTTCGCCCCCGGGTTAACACGGCGGGGTCTCTGGGCGCATTTGACCCGCCGAAGGAGGGAAGGGGGAGGCAGAAGGTGTGCGACCGTAGAGCAGAAGATGAAGtcgaaaaagaggaaaacgagaCGGCGAGCCAGTCGTGCGACGGAGCGCTCGGTCTCTCTGGTTCGCGCTTTGAAGAGAATCTCAGGATCGGAATCAGTGCTCTCATTTTCGCTCTGGCGCACTacacgccgccagcgccgcttGAGGCTTCCCTGGAGAAAACAGAGCGTTGTGGAGTGAGGAGACCGCCGGAGGAGCCTTTAGCATCCGCGGAGTCTTGCCGGCATTCGCCTCTGCTCTGTTCGTCTTCGGAGACGCCggtttcttcgtcttcctctttgcCGCTGCGCCCACGTTatccttcttcctcgccttcttcgccaccCTCGTTTTCTGCATCTCCCCCTCTGTTCTGTGACTCCTGGTCGTGTTCatccgctgcgtctctctctgcatctctctcttctccgcgtccttcaGTCTCTTTGCTACCGCGTCTGGCGTCGttgtcgccttctcctcgttgCTCTGTGCTCCTCCCCCTTCGCTCCTCGTGGCTCTCTGGCGGCGCCTTGGCTTCTCTTCCCTgctcgtctcgcgcgagTTCTTGGCTccgcgcgttttctgcttTGCAACGTCTTTTCTACCGTCCGCCGTCggtgtctgcgtcgcggaTCGCGGCCTGCATAGGCGCCAATCGCATTCTGACCGCTGCGGTTCAAGGCTGCCTCTGGGGCTTTGCGATGGAGCGCGGCGgactctctgcggcggtgcTTCTCCACGTGCTTCACAACTGCCAGCAAGTGGCTCTTCTTGCGCTCTTCAGGTGGAATATCTCTCGGAGAAAAGCAGGCGAATCCGCTAAATAA